A window from Desulfurispora thermophila DSM 16022 encodes these proteins:
- a CDS encoding SIMPL domain-containing protein, which translates to MESPGNNKSTALILAAAIIGLALVICSFIAAGAFNNFASNKNTITVTGAAKKQIRSDLIVWRGTFSVQSPQLPDAYNKLKQDLAKVKSYLLAKGIAEKDLVINSIQTIPIYQTSSQGMQTSVVEAYRLIQTVEITSKEVDKISELSRTSTELINQGIQFESQPPQYFYTKLNDLKVSMLAEAAKDARVRAEQLAKSSGGKIGPLRSAKMGVFQITPLNSTDVSDYGINDTSSLDKEITAVVNAEFYVK; encoded by the coding sequence ATGGAATCACCGGGCAACAACAAGAGCACGGCCTTGATACTGGCTGCCGCCATTATCGGCCTGGCCCTGGTTATCTGCAGCTTTATTGCGGCCGGGGCGTTCAACAACTTTGCCAGCAACAAAAACACCATCACGGTTACCGGGGCGGCTAAAAAGCAGATCCGCTCCGACCTGATTGTCTGGCGGGGCACTTTTTCTGTGCAGTCACCACAACTTCCCGATGCCTACAACAAGCTCAAGCAGGACCTGGCCAAGGTGAAGAGTTACCTGCTGGCCAAAGGCATTGCGGAAAAAGATCTGGTAATCAACTCCATTCAGACCATTCCCATTTACCAAACCAGCAGCCAGGGGATGCAGACCAGTGTGGTGGAGGCCTACCGCCTGATTCAAACAGTGGAGATCACTTCCAAAGAGGTGGATAAGATCAGCGAGCTTTCCCGCACGTCCACCGAGTTGATTAACCAGGGTATTCAGTTTGAATCGCAGCCGCCCCAGTACTTCTACACCAAGTTGAACGATCTGAAGGTGAGCATGCTGGCGGAAGCGGCCAAGGATGCCCGGGTGCGGGCGGAGCAACTGGCCAAGAGCAGTGGGGGCAAGATTGGCCCCTTGCGTTCGGCCAAAATGGGCGTTTTCCAGATCACCCCGCTGAATTCCACCGATGTTTCGGACTATGGGATTAACGACACATCCTCTCTGGATAAAGAGATTACCGCAGTGGTGAATGCCGAGTTTTATGTGAAGTAG